The following is a genomic window from Bacteroidia bacterium.
AAGCAGAAGCGTTGCCTACCACAAATACCTCGCTGTCTGCCAGTGTTCCGCTCAATGTAAGTGTATTTCGCCAGTTACCGGAACCATTAGACTGCCACTTCAGTGAATAAGACGAAAGGTTTACAGCCGCTCCGGTGAAATTGGCGATTTCCAGAGCCCGGTTGCTCTGCGAACCTTCCACATATTCGGAGAAAAACAAATCCGTAGCCGTAACTACAGGTGCTTCGGTTTGTCCGCTGACGACATTGCTGTTTGCACTGTTTCCGCCGGTATTATAGGCAACCACATAATAATAATATGTTGTGAGCAATTGCATGGTATTGTCTGTATAGCTGACTACATCTGCCCCCAGATCTGCGATTTGCCCAAAATTCACATTGTCTGAAGAACGGAAAACCAAATAACCATCTTCATCGGTAAGGTCATCCCACGAAAGACTAAGGTCATTCACAGTAGCTGTAAGCGCCAGATTTGCAGGTGCTGAAGGCGGATTCGGCAGCGAACCATTGACATCGTGGCTGCCCAAAAAGCTGAAGGTATTGCTGGCATAACTGTCCCATTCTGCCGTTGTATAAGTAGCTGACGGACTTGTAACCGTAGGTTTACGAACCAGCGTTACATCTGCGCCAAAGTTGGCACCTGTTCCAAAAGTTCCCACAACATCTATCAATGTGCCATTTTTAAACAAGCCGATCGGGTCATTTCCATTAAAAGTAACAATGGCCGAACCCGTACTCACATCCGCCTGCGCGAGAATCGCTGGGTCAGCAGCACTATTGGCGATTACCCAGACTGCGCCGTGAGCCAATGTACCGCTCAGGGCATAATCATCGGCCCAGACACCGCCGCCATTGGTTTCTTTGCGAAGTACATAGCCGGTCAGGTTAACCGCAGAACCGGTAAAGTTGGCGATTTCGATTGCTTTGTTGAAGGAGGAACCTTCGATGTACTCGGAAATCAGAAGATCCGTTGTATTGCCGCCTGTGCTTTCGGTAGCGCCGCTGACGACATTGCTGTTACCGCTGTTTCCCCCCGCATTGTAGGCCACTACATAATAGTAATAGGTAGTAAGCAACTGAATCGTATTGTCGGTAAATGTATTTTCATCTGTCGCCAGGGAAGCAATCTGTGAAAATGAGACATTGTCTTCAGACCGGAATACCAGATATCCTTCTTCATCAGTCACATCATCCCAGCTAAGATTCAGGTCAACCGTAGTAGCCAGAAGGGCCAGATTGGCAGGAGCTGCGGGCGGCAGCGGAGTAGAAGGCCCGTTGAAAGTATGTGTACCGAGGTTGCTGAAAGTATTGGTAGGATAGCTATCCCATTCCGCAACCACATAGGTATTCGAAGGACTGCTGATATCCGCTTTTCTTACCAGCGTAACATCCTGTGCAAAAACCGCACTGCTGCCAAAGTTGCCGATCACGTCGATTAGCGTACCATTTTTAAACAATCCCACCACATCATTGCCATTGAAAGTGACAATCGCAGCGCCTGTACTTACGTCAGCCTGTGCGAGAATTGCCGGGTCAGCGGAACTGTGAGCAATTACCCAGACTTCTCCCTGGGCGAGTGTTCCGGTAAGCGCATAATCGTCACCCCAGACACCGCCGCCATTGGTTTCTTTCCGAAGCACATAACCGGCAAGATTCACCGGAGCACCGGTAAAGTTGGCAACCTCCAGGGCTTTATTAAAGGAAGAACCTTCTATATATTCGGAGAGAATCAGATCGGTCGCGTTGCCCCCGCCAGATCCACCACCCGTAGGCGTACCGCTTACAGTTGCTGAGTTGGGGCTGCTGCCTGTGCCGTTGTATGCCACGAGGTAATAATAGTAAGTGGTTCCTGCAGTCAGGCCTGTATTGGTATAGGAAACGGTATTTGCAGAAAGCGTAGTAAACACCGAAAAATTCACATTGTCGGTAGAGCGATACACTTCATACCCTGTCTCGCCAGCAGCGTCTGTCCAGGAAAGCGTAAGGCTTGTTCCACCCGCCGATATTGCCAGATTGGTAGGAGCAGAAGGTGCAGAAGAAGTAACATTCCACGCATCAGATACCCAATCGGGGTGATCGATATAGGGATTGCGGTTGCCCTGATAGGTTTCGACACCATCATTTCGGCTTAGCTCCTTGGAAGAAACCGGATCCTGCAAATGCCACTGAAAAAGGGTATTCAGGTCAGCCACAGAAGTAATCGGGCCTGCCTGGGTCGGGTACATGGTAAAAAAGTAAAATATCGCCCTTGCACAGTCGCCTTTGTGATCTTCACGTGGTTCAAACTGCTGGTTGGCGTATTCGCTGTATTCTTCAATCAGCGAAGCGGGAATCGTCGTCTGACTTACATTATTGCGCATCCATTTGGTCGTAACATTGTCGTCAATCTCTGCAAAAGGATAATTGGAGCGCGTACTGTTCCAGATATCAAGTGCCGGAAACAGATGGTGAATATCCGACTGCATCGGCTCGGCACTGCCAAAAAAGCTCTGAGGAATGGTATGTTCTGCATTGATCGGTGCAGGGTTGGTACCCGTACCACCGTAAGTCCATGGCTGAACAAATCCTCCGTAAACATCCGTGATCGTATTGTTCTGGTTGTCGATGTAATTATACATGTACATCCGGGAAGTAGAATAACCGAGCGTGGTATGAGACCCGTCGTAAAAATTCTGTTTAATCCAGTCCCGGAATGCCTGACCTGTGATGCCGGGAGGGGGCGTTTGGCCAAACAGGTTACCACTCAGCAATACGCCAAACAGTAACCACAAGGTGGTTTGGTAAAGCTTCTTTGTCATGGATAATTTGTTACGCTTTTTAAACTTTGGGATAATAAAACCTTTTTTAATTGCTTATTTTTCAACAATCAGCAAAAAACTGCAACACAGGGACAAATCCAAATCAAAAGGTGTATTATCCGGCAGAAATTATCCACAGGTTCAAAACATAATTCTGCGGTTTTATTCTGCTCATTTTCTGGTCAAAAAAGCATACCTGCGGAGAGTGAAACAGTCTGAAACCATGCCGTAGGCATAGGTGTACCGCTGGCGTCCAAAAGATATGGCGCAAAGCCATAAACGACTTCCCCCAAAACAATTCTTTTACCCAAAGGAAAATCCACCCCTCCGCCGATCAGGTAATTGATATAAAAATTCCTTTGCTCAAGATCGCTAAACGTAGTGACAATCCCTGGCTCCAATGTATGCACACGCAGGGTTTCCCAACTTACAAACCGATTCATGCCCAATCCGCCAATAACATAGGGTCCACGTCCCCTCCGTGAAAATGAATATCGCAGATACACAGGCACCTCTATTCGTGAAGATGTAACCGTAACTTCCTGAAGATCAACCAGACCGGGCTCTTCTCTCAGCCGTGAATATTTATTGGTAGCTGAATAATAGGTGACGCCTGTACGAACAGATGCTTTTTGGGTAAGCGCAGGAAAGGAAAGTTCAACCAATGCCGAGGGGACAAAGGAAAAACTGATCTCCGGAGAGCCGAATTCTGTAAAAACATACCGCGCACTGCTTCCCGGTATCATATCAAATACAGAACCCATCCCACCAACAGAAATGCCCAGACGGACTTTCATTTTATCGGTTTCATGTTTATAGATTTCCATCCTTGCAGAACTGCATTCTGCGTAGTTTTCAAACAAACGCGCCAGGCTTTCCAGGTTAAAACCTGTTGCTTTTAAATAGCGGTCGATCTCATGGCAACCGATCATTTTGGCACGCAGCAGATACTTATACTCTTCCCGGTCTTTGGCGAATGTGCGGTTATCGACATGCACCTTTTCCTGGCTTAAAATCAGTTCTTCCAGTTTTCCTCCCGACTCGACAAAATAAGTATCCCGATAATATAAAAGGCTGTATTTGCCTCTGACTTTGTATTGGAGGAAAACCGTCTTTTGGTCGGCATTCTGACCTGAACGAAAAACTGCACCATCTAAAGAACCATACCCGCGGATTTCTTCAGGAGAAAAATTCTGCTCTTCCCCCTCACTGGAGATCTTAAAAACACATCTTGATGTATTAAACACATGATCCTGAAGAAAGACCAGACCCGGTAAAGAATCATTTCCCAGAGTCAGAATATATCCCTCGTTAAATCTGTCCTTTGCTGAATTTGACTGGCTGCGAACCAAGCCAAACGACAATAAGATTCCAACAAACAGCGCACAGGGTAGTAGTTTTCTCATATCAACGATTTGCATCAAATATAATGATTGGCCGGAATTATGCGAATAGTCCTCCGGCAGGAACTTATTCTCCGCCAGGCGCAGCATATCCTTTTGCCGCATCATCAATGACCAGCACCCAGTCTGGCCCGCCCATCTCCTTGCGAAGACGCTTATCCCATGGCAGAGAGAATGTACCTGTATTGGGGAATGTGCCATTAAAATAAGTCATTCCATTGCGCGGATTATACCACCATACGTTCAGATTTTCGCCTGCAATCGACTGAGTATTCACCAAAATTTTATAAGGATAGGGATAATAGATCATCAGATACGAAGCATCTTTTCCTCCCGGCGTACCGTCGCGGGTAGCCTGTATATGGTTGGCCCCCACGCCTTCCGCCGGCCAGCTGGGCCCATCTGACAGCAATACCGACTGATCCGGGATGCGGGAAAG
Proteins encoded in this region:
- a CDS encoding endonuclease → MTKKLYQTTLWLLFGVLLSGNLFGQTPPPGITGQAFRDWIKQNFYDGSHTTLGYSTSRMYMYNYIDNQNNTITDVYGGFVQPWTYGGTGTNPAPINAEHTIPQSFFGSAEPMQSDIHHLFPALDIWNSTRSNYPFAEIDDNVTTKWMRNNVSQTTIPASLIEEYSEYANQQFEPREDHKGDCARAIFYFFTMYPTQAGPITSVADLNTLFQWHLQDPVSSKELSRNDGVETYQGNRNPYIDHPDWVSDAWNVTSSAPSAPTNLAISAGGTSLTLSWTDAAGETGYEVYRSTDNVNFSVFTTLSANTVSYTNTGLTAGTTYYYYLVAYNGTGSSPNSATVSGTPTGGGSGGGNATDLILSEYIEGSSFNKALEVANFTGAPVNLAGYVLRKETNGGGVWGDDYALTGTLAQGEVWVIAHSSADPAILAQADVSTGAAIVTFNGNDVVGLFKNGTLIDVIGNFGSSAVFAQDVTLVRKADISSPSNTYVVAEWDSYPTNTFSNLGTHTFNGPSTPLPPAAPANLALLATTVDLNLSWDDVTDEEGYLVFRSEDNVSFSQIASLATDENTFTDNTIQLLTTYYYYVVAYNAGGNSGNSNVVSGATESTGGNTTDLLISEYIEGSSFNKAIEIANFTGSAVNLTGYVLRKETNGGGVWADDYALSGTLAHGAVWVIANSAADPAILAQADVSTGSAIVTFNGNDPIGLFKNGTLIDVVGTFGTGANFGADVTLVRKPTVTSPSATYTTAEWDSYASNTFSFLGSHDVNGSLPNPPSAPANLALTATVNDLSLSWDDLTDEDGYLVFRSSDNVNFGQIADLGADVVSYTDNTMQLLTTYYYYVVAYNTGGNSANSNVVSGQTEAPVVTATDLFFSEYVEGSQSNRALEIANFTGAAVNLSSYSLKWQSNGSGNWRNTLTLSGTLADSEVFVVGNASASSGITSVADLLVSGGVMNFSGNDPIGLFKNNVLIDIIGVFNGGSSNFAANTTRVRKPEIISPNTTYTVSEWDAYGSNTFSFLGNHTFGTGGAKVVFTGEENLIPQVGAWPNPFEHKLTVNLNLSVETLVNAELYNLMGQKVQVLIPETRFDEGETEVTVSTTSLAPGMYLLTVIAGGEKQTIKVIKR